GATAAGGCTTCGGGGCCGTTTCAGGGCAGCGGCCAGCGCGCCAGCGGAACATGCCGGCCCAGCCCCTGCAGGCTGTCGATCAGCACCAGCTCGTCCACGCGCCAATGCACGGGCGGCACGGCGATGCCCTCGGGCGGCAGGGGTTTGCCATAGGCCAGCGTCACATGCGGGGTGACGCGGTGGCGGGCGACGGCCAGGCCGGCATGGGCGAGGCGCCGCCAGAGCGCCTGGCACAGCGCGTCGGGGGCGGGGTGTTCCTGCCGGCCGACCAGCACCAGCGGCCGGTCGCGCCGGCGCGGCGGGCCGAAGGTGGTCAGCCGGTCCAGCACCAGGTCGAAGGCGGGGAAGTCGAGCCCGTCCAGCGGCCGGCCAAGCGCCTCGGCCATGCCCGGCGCCAGCTGCGGGGTGCGGATCACCGGCAGGATGGTCATGTGCAGCGTGGCGCGGCGGAAGCGGTCGCGGCGGTTCGCGAGCCGCCAGGCATCCTCGATCCGTGCCGCGACCTCGGGCGGCGGGATGGCGACGAAAAGCAGGAAATGCTCGCGCGGCGTTTCCTGCTGCATGTCCTGCGCTTGCGCGGCGTCTTGCATGGCGGCCCTCCGATCGGGTGCCGCCATGCTAGGGCAGATCGGGGCGGCGGTCAGCCCGGTTCCGCCCCGGCCTCGGCGATCAGGATCACGTGCAGGAAGCCGGGGCCATGGGCGCCGCGGACATAGCTGCCCTCGATATCGGTGGTGCCGCTGGGGCCGGTGATCAGGATGGCGTTGCGCGGCACGGCCTGCGCGGAAAGGCGGGCGGCGTAGTCTTCCAGATAGGGCAGCAGCGTGGCTTCGCGCAGCAGCACGATATGGTGCAGCGGCAGGAAGGCCATGAGGATCGGGTTTTCCGGTCCCGAATGGATGACCAGCGAGCCGCTTTCGGCGATGCCGTGCAGCGCGAGGCCGAGCGCCGCGGGCTCGTCCGGGGCGATGCCCGGATGCGGGGCGAGGCCCGACCAGTCGAGCGCCGCCAGTTCCGGCGCGGGCTGCATGGCGAAGCGGGGCGGCAGGCCATGGGCGTCGAGATAGCGGGCCATGGCCCGCGGCAGCTCGGCCAGGCTGCCGATGCGGTCGATGCTGGTGCCGAGCGCGGTCGCCTTCTGCGCGAAGGCGTCGGGCAGGCTCGGCGCGGCCAGGCGCGGGCGGGCGGCGTCGGGATCGTCGAGCAGGGCGGCGGCCTCGGCGGCGATCTGCGCCGGCGGCTTGCCGGGGCCGAGGGCCGTGCGGATCGCCGAGAGGATGCGGGTGCGGGCGGTCATTTGCGGGCCTTTTGCTGGGCGCGGTATTGATCCATGAAGCTTTGCGGCGCCGGGCGGGGCAGGTCGCGATGCGCGGTCCAGCCCCCGGCCAGCGGCAGGCGCGCGATCCAGCCGCCCTTGCCGAACAGCCGCATCAGCGGCAGGCCGATGCGGGTCGCCAGGCGATAGAGCCGCGGGCGGCGGGCGACTTGCGCCCAGATCCCGATGCCGGCGCGGAGCGATCCGGGCTCCAGCCCCTCGCGCCAGCTGCGGCGGCGCCAGGCGCGCAACAGCGTCGGCAGTGGGATGCCGACCGGGCAGACCTCGGCGCAGCGGCCGTTCATGGTGCAGGCATTGGGCAGGTCGCGCGAGGCCGCGAGCCCGTCCAGCACCGGCGTCAGCACCGAGCCCATCGGGCCGGGATAGGTGCCGCCATAGGCATGGCCGCCGATCTGGCGATAGACGACGCAATGGTTCATGCAGGCGCCGCAGCGGATGCAGCGCAGCATCTCGCGGAACTCGTCGGCCAGCATCCGGCTGCGGCCGTTGTCGACCAGCACGATATGCATCTCCTCGGGACCGTCGGCATCGCCGGGGCGCCTGGGGCCGGCATGGAAGGTGGTGTATTGCGTCATCTCGCCGCCCGTGGCGGAGCGGACCAGCAGGCGCAAGAGCGCGAAGGCATGCGCGGTCGAGGGCACCAGCTTTTCGATCCCCGCGGTCACGATATGGATGCGCGGCGGCGTGGTGGTCAGCTCGGCATTGCCCTCGTTGGTGACGGTGCAGGTGGCGCCGGTATCGGCGACCAGGAAATTCGCGCCGGAGATGCCGATATCGGCGGACAGGAATTTCTCGCGCAGCACCCGGCGGGCGCTTTGCACCATGGTCGCCGGATCCTCGGCGGCGGGGGGCGGCTGGTGGCCGGTCTTGAAAAGCTCGGCCACCTGTTCGCGGGTGCGGTGCATGGCGGGCCAGATGATATGCGAGGGCGCCTCGCCCGCCAGCTGGATGATATGCTCGGCCAGGTCGGTCTCGACCCGCTCGATGCCGGCATCGGCCAGGGCATGCGGCAGGCCGATTTCCTCGCCCAGCATGGATTTGGCGCGGGTCACGAGCTTCGCCTCGGCGGCCAGGCAGATGCGGGTGACGATGGCGCGGGCCTCGGCATCGTCGGCAGCCCAGTGGACCTGCGCGCCGCGGGCGGTGGCGTTTCGCTCGAACTGTTCCAGATAGTGGCCCAGATGGGCGGTGACATGGTCCTTGATCGCCTGGCCGCGGGCGCGGGCGGTCTCAAACTCGGGAAAGGCGGCCAGGGCGGCGGCGCGCTTCCTTTCGGCATTGCCGGTGGTGCGGTCGATGGCGACCTTCAGCACCGGGTCGGCCAGGGCCGCCCCGGCGCGGGTCTTGAAATCGGGCCGGGCGCTCATGATGCATCCTCGCCGATGGCGGGGCCGTCGGCGCGGCCGGCCAGCACCTCGACCGCGTGGAAGCAGCGGGTCTTTGCGCCGCGGCGATGCAGTTTGCCCGCCATGTTCATCAGGCAGCCGAGATCGCCGGCCAGCAGGATCTCGGCGCCGGTTCCCTCGACGGCCTCGGCCTTTTCGGTGACGATGGCGTTCGAGATGTCGGAATATTTCACGCAGAAGGTGCCGCCGAAGCCGCAGCAGACATCGTTGCCGGGCAGGCCGCGCATTTCCAGCCCCTCGACATGGCTGAGCAGCGCGCGGGGCTGGGCGGCGATGCCAAGCTCGCGCAGGCCCGAGCAGCTGTCGTGATAGGTGGCGGAGGCATTGAGCCTCCGCCCCGCGGGCGCGTAGCCCATGACATCGCAGAGGAAGCTGGTGATCTCATGGGTTTTCGCGGCCATGGCTTGGGCGCGGGCGGCCCAGTCCGGGTCGCCCGCCAGAAGCTCCGGATAGCCATGCACCATGGTCGCCGCGCAGGAGCCCGAGGGCAGCACGACATAGTCGTAGCCCTCGAACGCCGCGATGGTCTGGCGGGCCAGATGCGCCGCGTCGCGGTCGTCGCCGCTGTTCAGCGCCGGCTGGCCGCAGCAGGTCTGGGCCTGCGGCACCTCGACCACGCAGCCCGCCTCCTGAAGAAGCTGGAGGGTTGCGAAGCCGATCTGCGGGCGGATGGCGTCGACAAGGCAGGTCACGAACAGACCGACCGTCGGTTTTGGCTCTCCGGTCATGGGCTTTCCCCTAGTTGGTCACGGCGGCCGGGACGGCGCCGCGGTTGCGCGACATGAAGAACAGCACGGCAGCGGCCCAGATCGCGGCGGCGGCCCACCACATCAGGTTGCCGGTCAGCAGCGCAAAGCCGATCAGCCCGCCCTGCACCACGTAATAGGCCATGGGGATCAGGGTCTTGCGGATGATCGCGCCCTCGCGGTCCACAAGGCCGACGGTGGCCGAGGCGGCGACGACGTTATGCACGCAGATCATGTTGCCGGCCGCGCCCCCGATGGCCTGCAGCGCCACCACGGTGCCCGCGCCCGCCGCCCCCAGGCCGATCTGCTCGGCGGTCGAGAACTGGAACAGCGAGAACATCATGTTGCTGACCGTGTTCGAGCCGGCGACGAAGGCGCCCATGGCGCCGATCAGCGGCGCGAACATCGGCCAGGCATCGCCCACCACCGACGAGACGCCCTGCGCCAGCACGATGGGCATGCTGGCATAGCTGTCCGAGGCCGAGTTCAGGAACACCTGCACCATCGGCACCGCCAGCAGCAGCGCCGGGGCGGCGGCGATCATGGTCGTGCCCGAGGATTTCAGCGCCCGGCCGTAGTCGCGCCCCGACATGCCATGCAGCACGAAGGTAAAGAGCGAGGCCAGGATCAGGATCGTGCCGGGCAGGAACAGCACCTGCACCGAGGCGTTGATCCCCGAGCCGAACAGGTCGCGGAAGGCGATGGTCATCTCGGGCGAGGTCAGCCAGGCCTTGATCGGCGCGACCGAGCGGGTCAGGACCAGCAGGGCGACGACGAAGACATAGGGCGCCCAGGCCTTGGCCAGCGGCATCACCGGCTTGTGGGCATTGTGATCCTCGAGATCGTCGAGCTTGCCGGTCCAGTCGGCGCCCCAGTCGCGGCGCGGCGGGAAGTCGAAGCTTTCCTTCGGGATCAGGAAGCCGCGCCGCGCCGCCGGCACCACGATCATGAGCCCGATGATGCCGCCCAGCAGCGAGGGGAATTCCGGCCCCAGGGTCGCGGCGATGATGTAATAGGGCAGGGTGAAGGCGAGGCCCGCGAAGAGCGCGAATTTCCAGATGCGGAAGCCCTCGGCAAAGGAGCGGTTGGCGCCGAAGAAGCGGGTCAGCATCCCGACTAGGATCAGCGGGATCAGGAAGCCGATCAGCCCGTGGATCATCGCGACCTTGGTGGCGATCTCCAGCAGGTAATCGCCGAAGGCCATCGGCGCGATGGTCGCCTCGACGATCTGCTGGTCGGCCAGGCCGGTGCGCACGCCGACCAGGATCGGCGTGCCGACCGCGCCGAAGGATACCGGCGTGCTCTGGATGATCAGCGTGACCATGACCGCGGCCATGGCGGGAAAGCCGATGGCGACCAACAGCGGCGCGGCGATGGCCGCCGGCGTGCCGAAGCCCGAGGCGCCCTCGATCAGCGAGCCGAAGAGCCAGGCGATGATGATCGCCTGCACCCGCCGGTCGGGCGAGATCGAGGTGAAGCCGGCCCGGATCGAGCGGATGCCGCCGCTTTCCTCCAGCGCATAGAGCATCAGGATGGCGCCGAACACGATGTAGAGCAGGCTGACGGCGGTCACGACGCCGTTCACCGTGGCGCCCAGAACCTTGTTCAGTTCCGTGCCCCAGATCAGCAGGGCGGTGGCGGCGGTGACGAGATAGGCCACCAGCATCGAGAACTTGGCCGATTTCGCCAGCACCACCAGCAGCACGAAGACCGTGGCGATGGGCAGCAGGGCCAGGATGAATGTGATAAGTCCAGCCATCTTTCCTCCTCAGATGGGGCGGGCGGTTCCGCCGTTGCGGGTGCGCAATGCTGCGCGGTCGTCTTGGATGGCGCGGCCTAGTGCCAATGCGCGCATTTCGAGGTCTGGCCGATGCCGGGGTTCAGGCTGTTGGTCGGGTCCAGCTGCCGGTAGAAGCCGGCCAGTTCCGGCTTGGCGTGGTAAAGGTGGCCGACATTGTGCTCGGCCGGGTATTCGGCGCCGCGTTCGTCCAAGAGCCGCCACATCTCATGCTCGACGGAGAGACAGTCCTGGCCCTTTTTCACCACGTAATCCTGGTGGAAGACGTGGCAGAAGAAATGCCCGTAATAGAGCTTTTTCGCGAGCTTCGCGTCGAGCTCGGGCGGCAGGCGCTCGACCCAGTCGCGGTCGTTGCGGCGCAGCGCGATGTCCAGCGCCACGATGTCCTCGACCTTGCGGGCATGGATGGCGCGGTAGCGCACGGCGGCGCCGGCCACGGCGAAACGGTGCAGGAAGGCGGCCTTGCCCTCGTCCGGGGTGCATTCGAACATGTCGCCCTGGGCCGAGGGGAAGATGGCTGAGAGATAGGCGCGGGCCTCGGCGATGCCGGCGCCGCCCATGCGCAGCAGCAGGTGATGCTCGTAGCGGTCGCGGAAATCGTTCATGCGCTTGGGCAGGTGCTGGGGCATCAGGGATGCGATCCCCTGCGCCAGCCGGTCGGATAGCGTCGCGCCCAGTCCCAGCCGCTCGGTCAGCGCGTCCATGCGCGCCTTGGCGGCGAACAGGGCCGGCATGCGGTCGGTGCCGGCATGGCGGATGAACAGGAAGGTGTCCTTGCCGTATTGCGCCGCGATGTCATAGGCTTCGCGGTGGATGTATTCGCCGGCGATGGGCAGGTTCTGGAAATGCGCCAGGATATGGCGGCGGATCCGGGTCAGCTCGTCGGGGTCGTTGCTGCCGATATAGAAGACCGCCGTGTCCTTTTCGGCCCGGAACGTGTCCAGCCGCACGGCGAAGACGGCAAGCTTGCCGGCGCAGCCCGAGGATTCGTGCAGCCGGCGCGGGTCGGCGTTGAAGCGGGCGGGCGTCTCGGCCTCGATGTCGCGGACATGCTCGGCATAGTCGCGGTCCGAGGCCCAGGCGTCGGTGGGCGCGGGGGCGGGCAATTCGCCCGTCTCGACCCGGGCCAGGATGTCCTCGGGCGTATCGCCCAGATCGAGGCCCAGGTGGTTGACCAGCGCCACCGAGCCGTCGGCGCGCACCTCGGCGTAAAGGCTCATCTCGGTATAGGCCGGGCCGCGCTGGATCAGCGCGCCGCCGGAATTGTTGCAGATGCCGCCCAGAACCGAGGCGCCGATGCAGGAGGAGCCGATCACGGAATGCGGCTCTCGTCCCAGCGGGCGCAGGCGCTTTTCCAGCGCGTCCAGCGTGGCGCCGGGCAGGCAGACCGCCTGTTCGCCGGCGCCGAGCAGGTGGATGCCCTTGAGGCGCATGACCGAGACCAGCACGATCTCGCGGTCGTAGTCATCGCCCCAGGGGGTCGAGCCGCCGGTGAGCCCGGTATTCGCCGCCTGCAGGATCACCGCGCGGCCCGAGGCGACGGCGGCGTTCAAGACCCGCCACATCTCGACCAGAGTGCCGGGGCGGACCACCGCGACCACCGGCCCCTCGCCATAGCGGAAGCCGCGGGTGTAGCGGCGGGTGGCGCGGGGCGCGGTCAGCACATGCGCCCGCCCGACGATGGCGCGCAGGCGGTCCAGCAGGTCCGCACGGTCTGCCGTCATGACTGTCCCCCCTTGATGCGATCAACCCGGCGCCGCATGGCACCGGCTGAGCAGATCGCTTTACCTTCCCTCTGTTATTGGTAAAATAATTTTACCGCTTGGGTCAAGTGGGAAATCCATTGCGCCGGACCCGGCGCTGCGGCTAATCTTCGGGACCGGAAGCCGCCGCTTAACCCCCTGAAATCGCGGCCGTTGCCAGAGGAGTCGCAGATGCCCAGCGAAGTGAACAAGGGCGCCCCCGCCGCGGAAACCACCGCGCGCCATATCGAGGATCTGATTCTCGAAGGCTCGCTGCGCCCCGGCGACCCGCTGCTGGCCGAGCGCGAGATGGCGCTGCGGCTGAACGTGTCGCGCCCGACGCTGCGCCAGGGCATCCGCATGCTGGAGGACAAGGGGCTGATCGTCGCCGATCCGGGCGGCGGGCGGCGGGTGGCGCCGCTGGCGACCAGCATCACCGATCCGCTGGTCGAGCTGATGGCCTCGCGCCCCGAGGTGGTGGACGATTACCTGGAACTGCGCGCCACGCTGGAGGGCATGGCGGCCAGCCTGGCGGCGACGCGGGCCAATGACGTGGATCGCCAGACCCTGAGCCGCTGCATGGAGCGCATCGACGAGGCCCATGACAAGGCCGACCCGCGCGACGAGGCCGAGGCGGATGTGGACCTGCATGTCGCGGTCTACGAGGCGAGCCACAATATCGTGCTGCTGCAGATCATGCGGGCGCTGTCGGGCATGCTGCGCAAGGGCGTGTTCCACAACCGCGAAAAGCTGTATGCAAGGCCCGAGGTGCGCGACGTGCTGCGCGCCCAGCACCGCGCCATCCATGACGCGATCATGGCCTGCGACGCGCCGGCGGCGGCGCGGGCGGCGCAGGACCACATGATCTATACCAAGCGCGTGCGCGCCGAGATCATGGCCGCCGAGGCGCGGCTGGAAATCTCGTTGCGGCGGATCGAGGGCGGCAGCCTGACCTCGCGGAACTGAACGGCTTTGCCGGTTCCGGCATCTGTGCCATCATGATTTCCGGTAACATCAGGGAAATCGCGCATGGACAGGATGGACAGGCTGGCTGCGCGGATCGACGGCCTTGAAGGCCGGGTGATCGCGCATCGCCGCACCTTTCAGAAGCTGCTGGAACTTTCGCCCGAGGATATGCGGGCCCAGATGCTGCAATGGCTGGAGGACCGCGAGGTGATGCTGGACGGCCAGGAGGATCCCGGCGCCCTGGCGGGCGAGGAGGCCGCGCTGGAGCTGGCGCTGTCGGACGAGATGCGCCTGCTGCATGATCTTGCCACCGCGTCGCGGCACCGGCGCGAAACATCTTAACTTTTCACCCGGCACCTGTTAACGCTAACGGCCACGAAAACCGACGGATGCCTGGCCGCCCCCTCAAGCCGCGGCGGACACGAGCCCAGGGCCGTCCCACGACCCTTTCGCTGGAGGAGCCTCTTTCATGAATTCTGTCGAGCCCGTTCACAGCACGGCCGTGCTGTTGCTGATCGCCCTGGCGGCGGTTCTTGTGCTGCTGGTCCTGATCATGCGGTTCCGGCTGCATGCCTTTGTCTCGCTGGTCCTGGTCAGCCTGATGACCGCCATGGTCGCGGGCATTCCCATGGCCGATGTCATCGGGGTGCTGATGCAGGGCTTCGGCTCGACGCTGGCGACGGTGGCGCTGCTGGTGGGTTTCGGCGCCATGATCGGCCGGCTGCTGGAGATCACCGGCGGCGCGCAGGTGCTGGCGGACCGGCTGATCGGCCAGTTCGGCGCCGAGCGCGCGCCTTTCGCGCTGGGCGTGGCCTCGCTGCTGTTCGGCTTTCCGATCTTCTTCGATGCCGGGCTGGTGGTGATGCTGCCGATCATCTTCAGCGTGGCTTACCGCTTTGGCGGCTCGGTGCTGCTTTACGCGCTGCCGGCGGCCGGGGCCTTTGCCGCCATGCACGCGCTGCTGCCGCCGCATCCGGGGCCGGTGGCGGCGGGCGACCTTCTGGGCGCGGATATCGGGCTTCTGGTGGTGGTCGGGCTGGTCGTGGCGCTGCCGACCTGGTTCTTCGGCAGCTACCTGTTCGGGCTTTGGGCCGGGCGGCGCTTCGTCCTGCCGATCCCGCAGATCCTGGGCGCGATCGATGCCGAGAGCCATGACCGCATCCCGCCCAGTTTCGGCACGGTGATGCTGGTGCTGCTGCTGCCGCTGGGGCTGATCTTCCTGAACACCGGGCTGGGCACGCTGGCGACCATGGGCGTCGTCGATGCCGGCGCGGGCTGGGTCACGGTGCTGCGGCTGATCGGCCAGACGCCCATCGCGCTCTTGATCACCGTGCTGGTGGCCATGGCGCTGTTGGGCCGGGGCCGCAGCGCGACCGAGATCGAGCGCATCATGGACAGCGCCCTGGCGCCGATCTGCGCCATCATCCTTGTGACCGGCGCGGGCGGCATGTTCGGCGGCGTGCTGCGCGCCAGCGGCATCGGCGAGGCGCTGGCCTCCAGCCTCGACGCGGTGGGCATGCCGCTGATCGTGGCGGCCTTCGTCATCTCGACGGCGCTGCGGGTGGCGCAGGGTTCGGCCACGGTGGCGCTGACCACCACCGCCGGGCTGATCGCGCCCACGGTGGCGGCGACGACGGGGCTGAGCGAGTTCGACCGCTGCTTCCTGGTGGTGGCCATCGCCGGCGGCGCGACCGTGCTGAGCCATTTCAACGATTCCGGCTTCTGGCTGGTCGGGCGCTTCCTGGAGATGGACGAAAAGACCACGCTCAAGACCTGGACGGTGATGGAGACGCTGCTGGGCAGCATCGCCTTTGGCTTCGCGCTGATCGGCTGGTGGCTGCTGTGAAGGGCGCGGTGCAGCATGTCGTGGTGATGGGCGTCTCGGGCGCCGGCAAAAGCACCACGGGCGAGGCGCTGGCCCGGCACCTGGGCTGGCCCTTCGTCGAGGGCGACAGCTTCCACCCCGAGGCCAATGTCGCCAAGATGCGCGCCGGCATTCCGCTGGACGACGACGACCGCGCGCCCTGGCTGCGGGCGCTGGCCGACGAGATCGCGCGCAACGAGGCGCTGGGCCGGCCCTCGGTCATGGGCTGTTCGTCGCTGAAGCGGGCCTATCGCGACATCCTGCGCGAAGGCGCGCCGCGGGTGCGCTTTCTGCACGTGCATGGCCCGCGCGAGCTGCTGGAGAGCCGGCTGTCGCATCGTGCGGGGCATTTCTTCCCCGCCAAGCTGCTGGATTCGCAGCTGGCCGCCTTGGAGCCGCTGGCGGCCGACGAGGATGGCGCGGTGGTGGACATGGCCCTGTCGGTCGAGGACCAGGTCCGGCAGGCCCTGCGCCTGCTGGGCCTGGAGGGCTAGGCTCGCGGGTTTCGCGATGCGCAGGACCGGGGCGGCACGGCCGCCGGCCGGTCAGGGGCCGGGGGCCTGGCGGCGGAAGGCGGCATGGGCCTTGAGCGCGCGGGCCCGGCCCTGGGCCAGCCCGCCGGGCGTGGCGCGGTCCTGCCAGGCGCGTGCCACCTCCCAGCCGGGCGGCAGGCTGTCGAGATAGGCCCGCGCCTCCTCGCCCTTGGCGCCTTGCCAGCCCAGCAGCCAGCGCCGGCGATAGCGGCCCTGCGGGTCGAATTGCGCGGCCTGCCGTTCGGGGTTGAAGATGCGGAAGAAGGGCGCCGCATCCGGGCCGCAGCCCGCCACCCATTGCCAGTTCATCGCATTCGCGGCCGGATCCCAATCGGTCAGGCTGTCGGCGAAATGCGCCAGCCCCAGCCGCCAGTCGGTCAGCAGGTGCTTGGTCAGCCAGCTGGCCGCCACCATGCGCACCCGGTTGTGCATCCGCCCGGTCACGCGCATCTCGCGCAGCCCGGCATCGACCAGCGCGATGCCGGTTTCGGCCCGGCGCCAGCGGGTCAGCGCGGCGCCGTCGCCCTGCCAGGGGAAATCCGCCCATTCCGGCCGCCAGGGCCTTTGGGCGAGCCGCGGAAATTCCACCAGCAGGTGCCAGGCGAATTCGCGCCAGATCAGCTCGGTCAGGAAGGCGGCGATGCCGGCGCCGGCGGCGGCATCGGCCTGGGCGCGGGCCGAGGCCATGGCCCAGAGGTCGCGCGGGCCGATCTCGCCCATGGCCAGATGTTCGGACAGGCCCGAGGTGGCGGCAAGGTCGGGGCGGTCGCGCTGCGCGGCGTAATCCGCGGCGCGGTCCAGGAAAGCGCCGAGCCGGGCCAGCGCCGCCGCCTCGCCCGCGGGCAGGGCGTGGCGTTCCAGCACCGCGCGGCCGCGATGCAGGTCCGGCGCCAGCTCCAGCCGGTCGGGCGCGAGGCCCTGCGGCGGGTCGGCCAGCGGCGCGAGCCTTGCGGTCTCGGCAACGGGCCGGTCGGGGCCGATGGCGCGCAGGGCGCGGGCGAAGGGGGTGAAGACGCGATAGGCGCCGCCCGAGCCGGTGCGCAGGGCGCGGGGATGGGCAAGCAGGTGGCCCGGATGCAGCACCAGCCGCGCCGGCGTGCCGGCCAAGGCCCGGCCCAGCCGCTGCTGCGCGGCGAGGGTGGCGGGCTCGGGCCAGTCGTTGCGATGCACGGTCTGCGCGCCGATGCGGGCAGCGAGGGCGGGCAGGATGGCCTCGGGCTCGCCCTCCAGCACCAGCACGGCCGCGCCATGGCGGCGGCGCAGCTCGGCGTCGAAGGCCAGCAGGGCACGCTGGAGCCGCCAGCGGCTGGCCGCGCCCTGCGCCCGCAAGGCGGCGTCGATCAGGAAGACCGGCAGCACCGGCCCCGCCTTGGCGGCGGCGGCCAGGGCGGCATTGTCCCGGAAACGGAAGTCGCGGCAAAGCCAGAGGATGCTGGGCGGCATGGGCAGGGGTCCGGCTGGGGCTCGCCGCCGGCCGGCGAGCAGTTTCGCGCGCCGGCGCCGGGGACGCGGACGATGGCGGCCGGGAAGACCGGCCCCGGAAGGCGGGCGCGCGCAGGGCCGGGCCGGCCGGGCCGGCGCCGCGCGCGAAAGGGGGCCGTTATTCCGGCAGGATGCGCACCGCGCCCTTGTCGGCCGAGGCGGCGAATTGCGCATAGACCCTGAGCGCGGCCGAGACCTGGCGCTGGCGCGGCTGCGCGGGCTTCCAGCCCTTGGCGTCCTGTTCGGCGCGACGCGCGGCCAGCTCGTCCTCGGGCACCGCCAGGCGGATCGAGCGGTTGGGGATGTCGATCTCGATCAGGTCGCCGTCGCGCACCAGGCCGATGGTGCCGCCGGCCGCCGCCTCGGGGCTGACATGGCCGATGGAAAGGCCCGAGGTGCCGCCCGAGAAGCGCCCGTCGGTGATCAGCGCGCAGGCCTTGCCCAGCCCCTTCGATTTCAGGTAGCTGGTCGGATACAGCATTTCCTGCATGCCCGGCCCGCCCTTGGGGCCTTCGTAGCGGATGACCACCACGTCGCCGGCCTCGACCTTGCCGGTCAGGATGCCCGAGACGGCGGCGTCCTGGCTTTCATAGACCTTGGCCTTGCCGGAAAACACCAGGATCGATTCGTCCACGCCGGCGGTCTTCACGATGCAGCCGTCCGGCGCGATATTGCCCTTGAGCACGGCCAGCCCGCCATCCTTGGAGAACGGCGCCTTGGCCGAGCGGATCACGCCCTTTTCGCGGTCGAGGTCCAGGTCGGGCCAGAGCGTCGCCTGGCTGAAGGCCACCTGCGTCGGCACGCCGCCCGGCGCGGCCAGGAACAGCTCGCGCGCCTGCGGATCGTTGCTGCGGGCGATGTCCCATTGGTCGATGGCGGCGCCGATGGTGGGGGCATGCACGGTCGGGCAATCGCGGTCGATCAGCCCGGCGCGGTCCAGTTCCCCAAGGATCGCCATGATGCCGCCGGCGCGATGCACGTCCTCCATATGGACATTGGCGGTGTTCGGCGCGACCTTGCACAGGCAGGGCACCCGGCGCGACAGCGCGTCGATGTCGTCCATGGTGAAATCGACCCCGCCCTCCTGCGCGATGGCCAGGAGGTGCAGCACGGTATTGGTCGAGCCGCCCATGGCGATGTCCAGCGACATGGCGTTCCGGAACGCCGCCTTGCTGGCGATGGCGCGCGGCAGGACGCTTGCGTCGTCCTGTTCGTAATGGCGGCGCGTCACCTCGACGATGCGGCGGCCGGCTTCCAGGAACAGGGTCTTGCGCAGGGCATGGGTGGCCAGCGTCGAGCCGTTGCCGGGCAGCGACAGGCCAAGGGCTTCGGACAGGCAGTTCATGGAATTGGCGGTGAACATGCCCGAGCAGGAGCCGCAGGTCGGGCAGGCGGCCTCCTCGATGGCGGCAAGGTCGGCGTCCGAGACCTTGTCGTCGGCGGCCGCGACCATGGCGTCCACCAGGTCCAGCGAGACCTTGCGCCCGTCGCCCAGCGTGACCTTGCCCGCCTCCATCGGCCCGCCCGAGACGAAGATCGCCGGGATGTTCAGCCGCATCGCCGCCATCAGCATGCCCGGCGTGATCTTGTCGCAGTTCGAGATGCAGACCATGGCGTCGGCGCAATGCGCGTTGACCATGTATTCGACCGAGTCGGCGATCAATTCGCGCGAGGGCAGGGAATAGAGCATCCCGTCATGGCCCATGGCGATGCCGTCATCGACCGCGATGGTGTTGAATTCCTTGGCGATGCCGCCGGCCGCCTCGACCTCGCGGGCGACCATCTGGCCCAGATCCTTCAGATGCACATGGCCCGGCACGAACTGGGTGAAGCTGTTCACGATGGCGATGATCGGCTT
This Paracoccus pantotrophus DNA region includes the following protein-coding sequences:
- the dld gene encoding D-lactate dehydrogenase, with translation MTADRADLLDRLRAIVGRAHVLTAPRATRRYTRGFRYGEGPVVAVVRPGTLVEMWRVLNAAVASGRAVILQAANTGLTGGSTPWGDDYDREIVLVSVMRLKGIHLLGAGEQAVCLPGATLDALEKRLRPLGREPHSVIGSSCIGASVLGGICNNSGGALIQRGPAYTEMSLYAEVRADGSVALVNHLGLDLGDTPEDILARVETGELPAPAPTDAWASDRDYAEHVRDIEAETPARFNADPRRLHESSGCAGKLAVFAVRLDTFRAEKDTAVFYIGSNDPDELTRIRRHILAHFQNLPIAGEYIHREAYDIAAQYGKDTFLFIRHAGTDRMPALFAAKARMDALTERLGLGATLSDRLAQGIASLMPQHLPKRMNDFRDRYEHHLLLRMGGAGIAEARAYLSAIFPSAQGDMFECTPDEGKAAFLHRFAVAGAAVRYRAIHARKVEDIVALDIALRRNDRDWVERLPPELDAKLAKKLYYGHFFCHVFHQDYVVKKGQDCLSVEHEMWRLLDERGAEYPAEHNVGHLYHAKPELAGFYRQLDPTNSLNPGIGQTSKCAHWH
- a CDS encoding FCD domain-containing protein produces the protein MPSEVNKGAPAAETTARHIEDLILEGSLRPGDPLLAEREMALRLNVSRPTLRQGIRMLEDKGLIVADPGGGRRVAPLATSITDPLVELMASRPEVVDDYLELRATLEGMAASLAATRANDVDRQTLSRCMERIDEAHDKADPRDEAEADVDLHVAVYEASHNIVLLQIMRALSGMLRKGVFHNREKLYARPEVRDVLRAQHRAIHDAIMACDAPAAARAAQDHMIYTKRVRAEIMAAEARLEISLRRIEGGSLTSRN
- a CDS encoding cryptochrome/photolyase family protein, coding for MPPSILWLCRDFRFRDNAALAAAAKAGPVLPVFLIDAALRAQGAASRWRLQRALLAFDAELRRRHGAAVLVLEGEPEAILPALAARIGAQTVHRNDWPEPATLAAQQRLGRALAGTPARLVLHPGHLLAHPRALRTGSGGAYRVFTPFARALRAIGPDRPVAETARLAPLADPPQGLAPDRLELAPDLHRGRAVLERHALPAGEAAALARLGAFLDRAADYAAQRDRPDLAATSGLSEHLAMGEIGPRDLWAMASARAQADAAAGAGIAAFLTELIWREFAWHLLVEFPRLAQRPWRPEWADFPWQGDGAALTRWRRAETGIALVDAGLREMRVTGRMHNRVRMVAASWLTKHLLTDWRLGLAHFADSLTDWDPAANAMNWQWVAGCGPDAAPFFRIFNPERQAAQFDPQGRYRRRWLLGWQGAKGEEARAYLDSLPPGWEVARAWQDRATPGGLAQGRARALKAHAAFRRQAPGP
- a CDS encoding gluconokinase → MAAVKGAVQHVVVMGVSGAGKSTTGEALARHLGWPFVEGDSFHPEANVAKMRAGIPLDDDDRAPWLRALADEIARNEALGRPSVMGCSSLKRAYRDILREGAPRVRFLHVHGPRELLESRLSHRAGHFFPAKLLDSQLAALEPLAADEDGAVVDMALSVEDQVRQALRLLGLEG
- a CDS encoding GntP family permease, encoding MNSVEPVHSTAVLLLIALAAVLVLLVLIMRFRLHAFVSLVLVSLMTAMVAGIPMADVIGVLMQGFGSTLATVALLVGFGAMIGRLLEITGGAQVLADRLIGQFGAERAPFALGVASLLFGFPIFFDAGLVVMLPIIFSVAYRFGGSVLLYALPAAGAFAAMHALLPPHPGPVAAGDLLGADIGLLVVVGLVVALPTWFFGSYLFGLWAGRRFVLPIPQILGAIDAESHDRIPPSFGTVMLVLLLPLGLIFLNTGLGTLATMGVVDAGAGWVTVLRLIGQTPIALLITVLVAMALLGRGRSATEIERIMDSALAPICAIILVTGAGGMFGGVLRASGIGEALASSLDAVGMPLIVAAFVISTALRVAQGSATVALTTTAGLIAPTVAATTGLSEFDRCFLVVAIAGGATVLSHFNDSGFWLVGRFLEMDEKTTLKTWTVMETLLGSIAFGFALIGWWLL